A single genomic interval of Mangifera indica cultivar Alphonso chromosome 5, CATAS_Mindica_2.1, whole genome shotgun sequence harbors:
- the LOC123216864 gene encoding uncharacterized protein LOC123216864 isoform X2: MPPSPALKCSPGRELRGENHKRGRSFESGLLFKEKDDDLALFNEMQMKEKESFLLQSVEDLEDVLSTKLRQFTDFKLGITIPARGESSELLNAEGEKNDYDWLVTPPDTPLFPSLDDEPAPVNVARRGRPLSQPISISRSSTMEKSYRSSRGSASPNRLSPSPRSSNNSFQSTRGRPSSAPHSSPTPAQRPVTPTRRPSPTPNKPSTPAPRSSTPTPQRMSTWSRSSTASSGVKGTSPVRTSRGNSASPKIRAWQSNIPGFSLEAPPNLRTSLVDRPASYVRGSSPASRNGRDSASKFGRQSMSPTASRSLSSSHSHSHDRDRFSSHSKGSVASSGDDDIESLQSAPMGISDSTVSRRVCAFSNNRAPAFSKKSPKMLSPSSAPKRSFDSALRQMDHRKSPQNMFRPLLSSVPSNNFYVGKGNSAHRSLISRNSSVTTSSNASSDQGAIVAHDTEGSDHHQDDMTSDCVKLSCPEVQEEIFAFDKVDALDEEAERERHNKSTNLQLGGLDRDPAIACEEFGYHGRDMEPNPATNDLFLRIDSSEVGSFDNIRLCSTCGLRYCVNEPVEGDIYLCPDCRKQSDNMGVTNHEPTLLVAEDFSELSVNTSDRNNSSEELKPPIAVPELSSQKFDLVESRVSEHEENAEQSQKYSRANSLVRSVVEGSEQKLNYQQEIDQPTIGHDLPGKDNGGQQLQHFRDYLDCKVDSSEGAGISLLLKRSSSSKGPVLQGRTFTATTIPYEDLSYTRNSANSFRSSIGHGSASASSSADFSSSRQTESRVQRQLSGRKSDTENHRYDANMKPQSIGSSLSGSSNHTYQAFGLARSTKEVSVSDTKYDYVGGSPFTSQPELLTSENKEAGVANPSVPEEGNLGRNESSRTMDASTSELSSHVASIQSEQNSVASFPNYEENVSYEYGEDIPNHARNVSDVEASVSTLESSDEEYHTKLNSGRDAVDIAEAPAQVSLTTITEIEIEKTFPSSPSSQSGDVSPKSISIVNEFQELSYRPPSDNDISTVPDPSFSDNAHGILDESTVLVESRGGSKARSLTLEEATDAILLCSSMVHDMAYQAVTIAMEKESSVPVEGSRPTVTRLGKSSSDRKNQRGRTVGKHTLRSQKARQRRVETNAKPPANETENDENADESVIRNVGLPNKVDTMKPTKLESRCNCTIM; this comes from the exons ATGCCTCCTTCTCCAGCATTGAAGTGTTCTCCTGGAAGGGAGTTGAGAGGGGAGAATCACAAGCGCGGGCGAAGTTTTGAGAGTGGGTTGcttttcaaagaaaaagatgatgatcTTGCTTTGTTCAATGAAATGcagatgaaagaaaaggaaagtttTTTGCTTCAGTCTGTGGAAGACCTTGAAGACGTGTTAT CTACAAAATTGAGGCAGTTTACAGATTTCAAGCTTGGAATCACAATTCCAGCTCGAGGAGAGAGTAGTGAACTGCTCAATGCAGAAGGGGAGAAGAATGATTATGATTG gTTGGTGACTCCTCCAGACACCCCTCTTTTTCCTTCCTTGGATGATGAGCCAGCACCGGTTAATGTTGCACGGAGAGGCAGACCACTGAGTCAACCTATTTCCATATCAAGATCATCCACT ATGGAGAAGAGTTACAGAAGCAGTAGAGGCAGTGCAAGTCCAAACCGCTTAAGCCCATCACCTCGCTCCAGCAACAATTCATTCCAGTCAACAAGAGGGAGGCCATCTTCAGCTCCTCATTCCAGTCCAACCCCTGCACAGCGACCTGTTACTCCTACACGGAGACCATCTCCTACCCCAAATAAACCCTCAACGCCTGCTCCTAGGTCTTCTACTCCAACTCCACAGAGGATGAGCACATGGTCCAGAAGTAGCACGGCTTCATCTGGGGTTAAGGGAACTTCCCCTGTAAGGACAAGCCGAGGGAACTCTGCTTCTCCAAAAATAAGGGCGTGGCAGTCAAATATCCCTGGATTTTCCCTTGAAGCACCACCCAATCTCCGTACTTCCTTAGTTGATCGACCTGCTTCATATGTGAGAGGTTCATCACCAGCATCCAGAAATGGTAGGGATTCAGCTTCAAAATTTGGCAGGCAATCAATGTCACCAACTGCTTCTAGAAGTCTCAGTTCATCCCATAGTCATAGTCATGATCGGGACCGATTTAGCTCTCACAGTAAAGGTTCAGTGGCATCATCTGGTGACGATGATATTGAGTCTCTACAATCTGCTCCTATGGGCATCTCAGACAGCACAGTTTCAAGGAGAGTTTGCGCCTTTTCAAATAACAGAGCTCCAGCTTTTTCTAAGAAATCCCCGAAAATGTTGTCTCCAAGTTCTGCTCCAAAAAGATCCTTTGATTCTGCTCTTCGTCAAAtg GATCATCGAAAGAGCCCCCAGAATATGTTCAGACCACTGTTGTCTAGTGTCCCCAGTAACAATTTTTATGTTGGAAAAGGCAATTCTGCTCATCGCTCTTTGATATCTCGTAATTCCTCAGTTACAACCAGCAGTAATGCAAGCTCTGATCAAGGTGCAATTGTTGCACATGATACTGAAGGAAGTGATCACCACCAGGATGATATGACTAGTGATTGTGTGAAATTATCATGTCCTGAAGTTCAAGAAGAAATCTTTGCCTTTGATAAAGTGGATGCATTAGATGAAGAAGCTGAGCGTGAAAGGCATAATAAGTCAACTAACCTTCAGCTTGGTGGCTTGGATAGGGACCCTGCCATTGCCTGTGAGGAGTTTGGCTACCATGGTCGTGATATGGAACCAAATCCGGCGACTAATGATTTGTTTCTCAGGATTGATTCTTCTGAAGTTGGTAGCTTCGATAATATAAGACTTTGTTCAACATGCGGTCTCAGATACTGTGTCAATGAACCAGTGGAAGGAGACATTTATCTTTGTCCAGATTGCAGAAAGCAAAGTGATAATATGGGAGTCACCAACCATGAGCCAACTCTATTAGTAGCTGAGGATTTCTCAGAGTTGTCTGTGAATACATCTGACAGGAATAATTCATCTGAGGAATTAAAGCCCCCAATTGCTGTACCTGAACTGTCATcgcaaaaatttgatttggttgaaTCAAGGGTTTCTGAGCATGAAGAGAATGCTGAGCAAAGCCAGAAGTACTCACGAGCAAATTCTCTTGTAAGATCTGTTGTGGAGGGAAGTGAACAAAAGCTTAATTACCAGCAAGAGATTGACCAACCTACCATTGGCCATGATCTACCTGGTAAGGACAATGGAGGTCAGCAGTTGCAGCACTTCAGAGACTATTTAGATTGTAAGGTTGACTCTTCAGAAGGTGCTGGCATTTCCTTACTGCTCAAGAGGTCAAGCAGTAGCAAGGGGCCTGTTCTTCAAGGCAGGACTTTCACTGCCACTACTATACCTTATGAAGATCTATCTTATACAAGAAATAGTGCAAACAGTTTTAGAAGCTCCATAGGACATGGAAGTGCATCTGCATCATCCTCAGCTGATTTCAGTTCATCAAGACAAACTGAGTCTCGTGTACAACGACAGTTGAGTGGCAGGAAATCTGACACAGAGAATCACAGATATGATGCAAATATGAAACCTCAAAGCATTGGATCATCTTTATCTGGAAGTTCAAACCATACTTATCAGGCTTTTGGTCTTGCAAGAAGCACGAAAGAGGTTTCAGTGAGTGATACGAAATACGATTATGTAGGAGGATCACCTTTCACTTCACAACCTGAACTGCTAACTTCAGAAAATAAAGAAGCAGGTGTTGCTAATCCTTCAGTTCCCGAGGAAGGTAATTTGGGACGTAATGAAAGTAGTAGAACAATGGATGCTTCTACCTCAGAATTGTCAAGCCATGTGGCGAGCATTCAGTCTGAGCAAAATTCAGTAGCATCCTTTCCAAATTATGAAGAAAATGTATCATATGAATATGGAGAAGACATTCCAAATCATGCGAGGAATGTCTCTGATGTAGAAGCATCAGTTAGTACTCTCGAGTCTTCTGATGAGGAATATCATACCAAGCTGAATTCTGGCCGTGATGCAGTGGATATAGCAGAAGCTCCTGCTCAAGTCTCTTTGACTACAATAACAGAAATAGAAATTGAGAAAACTTTTCCTAGTTCCCCTAGTTCACAGAGTGGAGATGTCTCTCCCAAGTCAATAAGCATTGTGAATGAATTTCAGGAACTGTCTTATCGTCCGCCTTcagataatgatatatcaactgTTCCAGACCCCAGCTTCTCAGATAATGCACATGGCATTTTAG ATGAGTCAACAGTTCTGGTAGAGTCCCGAGGAGGAAGTAAAGCAAGAAGCCTGACACTAGAAGAAGCAACGGATGCAATACTTTTATGCAGCTCCATGGTCCATGATATGGCCTATCAGGCTGTAACCATTGCAATGGAGAAGGAAAGCTCAGTGCCAGTGGAAGGTTCCAGGCCAACGGTAACAAGATTGGGAAAATCTAGTTCTGATAGAAAGAACCAACGAGGCAGGACTGTAGGTAAACACACTTTAAGATCCCAAAAAGCAAGGCAGAGGCGGGTAGAAACAAATGCAAAGCCTCCTGCAAATGAGACTGAAAATGATGAGAATGCGGATGAATCTGTGATTCGCAATGTTGGGCTTCCCAATAAAGTGGATACTATGAAGCCTACAAAGCTGGAATCCAGGTGCAATTGCACAATAATGTGA
- the LOC123216864 gene encoding uncharacterized protein LOC123216864 isoform X1 has product MPPSPALKCSPGRELRGENHKRGRSFESGLLFKEKDDDLALFNEMQMKEKESFLLQSVEDLEDVLSTKLRQFTDFKLGITIPARGESSELLNAEGEKNDYDWLVTPPDTPLFPSLDDEPAPVNVARRGRPLSQPISISRSSTMSTCMQMEKSYRSSRGSASPNRLSPSPRSSNNSFQSTRGRPSSAPHSSPTPAQRPVTPTRRPSPTPNKPSTPAPRSSTPTPQRMSTWSRSSTASSGVKGTSPVRTSRGNSASPKIRAWQSNIPGFSLEAPPNLRTSLVDRPASYVRGSSPASRNGRDSASKFGRQSMSPTASRSLSSSHSHSHDRDRFSSHSKGSVASSGDDDIESLQSAPMGISDSTVSRRVCAFSNNRAPAFSKKSPKMLSPSSAPKRSFDSALRQMDHRKSPQNMFRPLLSSVPSNNFYVGKGNSAHRSLISRNSSVTTSSNASSDQGAIVAHDTEGSDHHQDDMTSDCVKLSCPEVQEEIFAFDKVDALDEEAERERHNKSTNLQLGGLDRDPAIACEEFGYHGRDMEPNPATNDLFLRIDSSEVGSFDNIRLCSTCGLRYCVNEPVEGDIYLCPDCRKQSDNMGVTNHEPTLLVAEDFSELSVNTSDRNNSSEELKPPIAVPELSSQKFDLVESRVSEHEENAEQSQKYSRANSLVRSVVEGSEQKLNYQQEIDQPTIGHDLPGKDNGGQQLQHFRDYLDCKVDSSEGAGISLLLKRSSSSKGPVLQGRTFTATTIPYEDLSYTRNSANSFRSSIGHGSASASSSADFSSSRQTESRVQRQLSGRKSDTENHRYDANMKPQSIGSSLSGSSNHTYQAFGLARSTKEVSVSDTKYDYVGGSPFTSQPELLTSENKEAGVANPSVPEEGNLGRNESSRTMDASTSELSSHVASIQSEQNSVASFPNYEENVSYEYGEDIPNHARNVSDVEASVSTLESSDEEYHTKLNSGRDAVDIAEAPAQVSLTTITEIEIEKTFPSSPSSQSGDVSPKSISIVNEFQELSYRPPSDNDISTVPDPSFSDNAHGILDESTVLVESRGGSKARSLTLEEATDAILLCSSMVHDMAYQAVTIAMEKESSVPVEGSRPTVTRLGKSSSDRKNQRGRTVGKHTLRSQKARQRRVETNAKPPANETENDENADESVIRNVGLPNKVDTMKPTKLESRCNCTIM; this is encoded by the exons ATGCCTCCTTCTCCAGCATTGAAGTGTTCTCCTGGAAGGGAGTTGAGAGGGGAGAATCACAAGCGCGGGCGAAGTTTTGAGAGTGGGTTGcttttcaaagaaaaagatgatgatcTTGCTTTGTTCAATGAAATGcagatgaaagaaaaggaaagtttTTTGCTTCAGTCTGTGGAAGACCTTGAAGACGTGTTAT CTACAAAATTGAGGCAGTTTACAGATTTCAAGCTTGGAATCACAATTCCAGCTCGAGGAGAGAGTAGTGAACTGCTCAATGCAGAAGGGGAGAAGAATGATTATGATTG gTTGGTGACTCCTCCAGACACCCCTCTTTTTCCTTCCTTGGATGATGAGCCAGCACCGGTTAATGTTGCACGGAGAGGCAGACCACTGAGTCAACCTATTTCCATATCAAGATCATCCACT ATGAGCACCTGTATGCAGATGGAGAAGAGTTACAGAAGCAGTAGAGGCAGTGCAAGTCCAAACCGCTTAAGCCCATCACCTCGCTCCAGCAACAATTCATTCCAGTCAACAAGAGGGAGGCCATCTTCAGCTCCTCATTCCAGTCCAACCCCTGCACAGCGACCTGTTACTCCTACACGGAGACCATCTCCTACCCCAAATAAACCCTCAACGCCTGCTCCTAGGTCTTCTACTCCAACTCCACAGAGGATGAGCACATGGTCCAGAAGTAGCACGGCTTCATCTGGGGTTAAGGGAACTTCCCCTGTAAGGACAAGCCGAGGGAACTCTGCTTCTCCAAAAATAAGGGCGTGGCAGTCAAATATCCCTGGATTTTCCCTTGAAGCACCACCCAATCTCCGTACTTCCTTAGTTGATCGACCTGCTTCATATGTGAGAGGTTCATCACCAGCATCCAGAAATGGTAGGGATTCAGCTTCAAAATTTGGCAGGCAATCAATGTCACCAACTGCTTCTAGAAGTCTCAGTTCATCCCATAGTCATAGTCATGATCGGGACCGATTTAGCTCTCACAGTAAAGGTTCAGTGGCATCATCTGGTGACGATGATATTGAGTCTCTACAATCTGCTCCTATGGGCATCTCAGACAGCACAGTTTCAAGGAGAGTTTGCGCCTTTTCAAATAACAGAGCTCCAGCTTTTTCTAAGAAATCCCCGAAAATGTTGTCTCCAAGTTCTGCTCCAAAAAGATCCTTTGATTCTGCTCTTCGTCAAAtg GATCATCGAAAGAGCCCCCAGAATATGTTCAGACCACTGTTGTCTAGTGTCCCCAGTAACAATTTTTATGTTGGAAAAGGCAATTCTGCTCATCGCTCTTTGATATCTCGTAATTCCTCAGTTACAACCAGCAGTAATGCAAGCTCTGATCAAGGTGCAATTGTTGCACATGATACTGAAGGAAGTGATCACCACCAGGATGATATGACTAGTGATTGTGTGAAATTATCATGTCCTGAAGTTCAAGAAGAAATCTTTGCCTTTGATAAAGTGGATGCATTAGATGAAGAAGCTGAGCGTGAAAGGCATAATAAGTCAACTAACCTTCAGCTTGGTGGCTTGGATAGGGACCCTGCCATTGCCTGTGAGGAGTTTGGCTACCATGGTCGTGATATGGAACCAAATCCGGCGACTAATGATTTGTTTCTCAGGATTGATTCTTCTGAAGTTGGTAGCTTCGATAATATAAGACTTTGTTCAACATGCGGTCTCAGATACTGTGTCAATGAACCAGTGGAAGGAGACATTTATCTTTGTCCAGATTGCAGAAAGCAAAGTGATAATATGGGAGTCACCAACCATGAGCCAACTCTATTAGTAGCTGAGGATTTCTCAGAGTTGTCTGTGAATACATCTGACAGGAATAATTCATCTGAGGAATTAAAGCCCCCAATTGCTGTACCTGAACTGTCATcgcaaaaatttgatttggttgaaTCAAGGGTTTCTGAGCATGAAGAGAATGCTGAGCAAAGCCAGAAGTACTCACGAGCAAATTCTCTTGTAAGATCTGTTGTGGAGGGAAGTGAACAAAAGCTTAATTACCAGCAAGAGATTGACCAACCTACCATTGGCCATGATCTACCTGGTAAGGACAATGGAGGTCAGCAGTTGCAGCACTTCAGAGACTATTTAGATTGTAAGGTTGACTCTTCAGAAGGTGCTGGCATTTCCTTACTGCTCAAGAGGTCAAGCAGTAGCAAGGGGCCTGTTCTTCAAGGCAGGACTTTCACTGCCACTACTATACCTTATGAAGATCTATCTTATACAAGAAATAGTGCAAACAGTTTTAGAAGCTCCATAGGACATGGAAGTGCATCTGCATCATCCTCAGCTGATTTCAGTTCATCAAGACAAACTGAGTCTCGTGTACAACGACAGTTGAGTGGCAGGAAATCTGACACAGAGAATCACAGATATGATGCAAATATGAAACCTCAAAGCATTGGATCATCTTTATCTGGAAGTTCAAACCATACTTATCAGGCTTTTGGTCTTGCAAGAAGCACGAAAGAGGTTTCAGTGAGTGATACGAAATACGATTATGTAGGAGGATCACCTTTCACTTCACAACCTGAACTGCTAACTTCAGAAAATAAAGAAGCAGGTGTTGCTAATCCTTCAGTTCCCGAGGAAGGTAATTTGGGACGTAATGAAAGTAGTAGAACAATGGATGCTTCTACCTCAGAATTGTCAAGCCATGTGGCGAGCATTCAGTCTGAGCAAAATTCAGTAGCATCCTTTCCAAATTATGAAGAAAATGTATCATATGAATATGGAGAAGACATTCCAAATCATGCGAGGAATGTCTCTGATGTAGAAGCATCAGTTAGTACTCTCGAGTCTTCTGATGAGGAATATCATACCAAGCTGAATTCTGGCCGTGATGCAGTGGATATAGCAGAAGCTCCTGCTCAAGTCTCTTTGACTACAATAACAGAAATAGAAATTGAGAAAACTTTTCCTAGTTCCCCTAGTTCACAGAGTGGAGATGTCTCTCCCAAGTCAATAAGCATTGTGAATGAATTTCAGGAACTGTCTTATCGTCCGCCTTcagataatgatatatcaactgTTCCAGACCCCAGCTTCTCAGATAATGCACATGGCATTTTAG ATGAGTCAACAGTTCTGGTAGAGTCCCGAGGAGGAAGTAAAGCAAGAAGCCTGACACTAGAAGAAGCAACGGATGCAATACTTTTATGCAGCTCCATGGTCCATGATATGGCCTATCAGGCTGTAACCATTGCAATGGAGAAGGAAAGCTCAGTGCCAGTGGAAGGTTCCAGGCCAACGGTAACAAGATTGGGAAAATCTAGTTCTGATAGAAAGAACCAACGAGGCAGGACTGTAGGTAAACACACTTTAAGATCCCAAAAAGCAAGGCAGAGGCGGGTAGAAACAAATGCAAAGCCTCCTGCAAATGAGACTGAAAATGATGAGAATGCGGATGAATCTGTGATTCGCAATGTTGGGCTTCCCAATAAAGTGGATACTATGAAGCCTACAAAGCTGGAATCCAGGTGCAATTGCACAATAATGTGA
- the LOC123217500 gene encoding uncharacterized membrane protein YuiD-like, translating to MPMYFNFLSLFRVKMDDFSATSGHSSAASTSSSYSRLSLFTNYPLVSAVLSFVIAQSIKFFTFWYRERRCDLKQFVGSGGMPSSHSATVTALAMAIGLQEGFGGSLFAIALILACVVMYDATGVRLQAGRQAELLNQIVYELPSEHPLAESRPLRELLGHTPPQVIAGGLLGIVTAVIGHVIIVVISGQS from the exons ATGCCGATGTATTtcaactttctttctttatttcgGGTCAAGATGGATGATTTCTCAGCAACATCAGGGCATTCGTCAGCCGCTTCTACGTCCTCTTCATACTCACGATTGTCATTATTTACCAATTACCCTCTTGTTTCAGCTGTTCTGTCATTCGTTATTGCCCAATCTATCAAGTTCTTCACCTTCTG GTACAGGGAAAGAAGATGCGATCTCAAGCAGTTTGTTGGATCTGGTGGAATGCCATCATCCCATTCTGCAACTGTTACTGCCCTTGCTATGGCCATTGGGTTACAAGAAGGCTTTGGAGGGTCTCTGTTTGCTATTGCATTGATCTTAGCATGTGTT GTGATGTACGATGCAACTGGTGTAAGACTTCAGGCCGGGCGCCAGGCAGAG TTGTTAAATCAAATTGTATATGAACTGCCTTCTGAACATCCTCTCGCTGAAAGCAGACCATTGCGTGAACTTCTTGGTCACACCCCTCCTCAG GTCATTGCAGGTGGTTTACTTGGTATTGTCACAGCAGTTATTGGCCATGTGATCATCGTAGTCATCAGTGGGCAATCTTAG